A single region of the Streptomyces sp. NBC_00236 genome encodes:
- a CDS encoding ABC transporter ATP-binding protein — translation MAGPGGRMMAGGAPTDRSMDFKCSSKRLLKRFAAEKATLYVMMVAVALSVALSVVGPKILGKATDLVFAGVVGRGMDAGTTKEQAVEGLRKSNSGLADMLSKVDFTPGQGMDFDAIGRVLLVALAVYVGAGLLMLVSTRLSIRVINRVVFQLREDIQTKLSRLPLSYFDRAKRGEVLSRATNDIDNISQTMQQTMGQLINSLLTIIGVLVMMFWISPLLALVALVTVPLSVVVAAKVGKRSQPQFVQQWKVTGKLNAHIEEMYTGHTLVKVFGRQDESARDFAEQNEALYEAGFKAQFNSGIMQPLMMFVSNLNYVLIAVVGGLRVASGALSIGDVQAFIQYSRQFSMPLTQVASMANLVQSGIASAERIFELLDAEEQDADPSKGEGEFPGELRGSVSLENVSFRYDPDKPLIEDLSLNVEPGHTVAIVGPTGAGKTTLVNLLMRFYEVTEGRIALDGVDIAKMSRDDLRSGIGMVLQDTWLFGGTIAENIAYGASGDVTREQIEEAARAAHADRFIRTLPDGYDTVIDDEGSGVSAGEKQLITIARAFLSDPVILVLDEATSSVDTRTEVLIQKAMAGLAHGRTSFVIAHRLSTIRDADVILVMENGSIVEQGTHDELLEAHGAYARLYAAQFAQAVAEVD, via the coding sequence ATGGCCGGGCCTGGTGGACGCATGATGGCGGGCGGCGCTCCGACCGACCGGTCCATGGACTTCAAGTGCTCGTCGAAGCGGCTGCTGAAGCGCTTCGCGGCGGAGAAGGCCACCCTGTACGTGATGATGGTGGCCGTCGCGCTGAGCGTGGCGCTGTCCGTGGTCGGCCCGAAGATCCTCGGCAAGGCCACCGACCTGGTGTTCGCGGGTGTCGTCGGCCGGGGGATGGACGCGGGGACGACGAAGGAGCAGGCCGTCGAGGGCCTGCGCAAGAGCAACAGCGGTCTGGCCGACATGCTCTCCAAGGTGGACTTCACCCCGGGGCAGGGCATGGACTTCGACGCGATCGGCCGGGTGCTGCTCGTGGCGCTGGCCGTGTACGTCGGCGCGGGGCTGCTGATGCTGGTGTCGACGCGGCTGTCGATCCGGGTGATCAACCGGGTCGTGTTCCAACTGCGTGAGGACATCCAGACGAAGCTGTCGCGGCTGCCGCTGTCGTACTTCGACCGGGCCAAGCGCGGCGAGGTGCTGAGCCGGGCGACGAACGACATCGACAACATCTCGCAGACGATGCAGCAGACGATGGGGCAGCTGATCAACTCGCTGCTGACCATCATCGGCGTGCTCGTGATGATGTTCTGGATCTCGCCGCTGCTGGCGCTGGTCGCGCTGGTGACGGTGCCGCTGTCGGTGGTCGTGGCGGCGAAGGTCGGCAAGCGCTCGCAGCCGCAGTTCGTCCAGCAGTGGAAGGTGACGGGCAAGCTCAACGCCCACATCGAGGAGATGTACACCGGGCACACCCTGGTGAAGGTCTTCGGGCGGCAGGACGAGTCGGCGCGGGACTTCGCCGAGCAGAACGAGGCGCTGTACGAGGCCGGGTTCAAGGCGCAGTTCAACAGCGGGATCATGCAGCCGCTGATGATGTTCGTGTCGAACCTGAACTATGTGCTGATCGCCGTCGTCGGCGGGCTGCGCGTCGCTTCGGGCGCGCTGTCGATCGGTGATGTGCAGGCCTTCATCCAGTACTCGCGGCAGTTCTCCATGCCGCTGACCCAGGTCGCCTCGATGGCGAACCTGGTGCAGTCCGGGATCGCCTCGGCGGAGCGGATCTTCGAGCTGCTGGACGCCGAGGAGCAGGACGCCGACCCGTCGAAGGGCGAGGGCGAGTTCCCGGGCGAGCTGCGCGGCAGCGTGTCCCTGGAAAACGTGTCGTTCCGCTACGACCCGGACAAGCCGCTCATCGAGGACCTCTCGCTGAACGTCGAGCCGGGTCACACGGTCGCGATCGTCGGCCCGACCGGCGCCGGAAAGACGACGCTGGTCAATCTCCTGATGCGGTTCTACGAGGTGACCGAGGGCCGGATCGCTCTCGACGGGGTCGACATCGCGAAGATGTCGCGCGACGACCTGCGTTCGGGCATCGGCATGGTCCTCCAGGACACCTGGCTGTTCGGCGGGACCATCGCGGAGAACATCGCCTACGGGGCCTCGGGCGACGTCACCCGGGAGCAGATCGAGGAGGCGGCACGGGCGGCCCACGCCGACCGCTTCATCCGCACCCTGCCCGACGGTTACGACACGGTGATCGACGACGAGGGCTCCGGTGTCAGCGCCGGCGAGAAGCAGCTGATCACCATCGCGCGGGCGTTCCTGTCCGACCCGGTGATACTGGTGCTCGACGAGGCGACCAGCTCCGTCGACACCCGCACCGAGGTGCTGATCCAGAAGGCGATGGCCGGCCTCGCGCACGGTCGTACGAGCTTCGTGATCGCGCACCGGCTCTCCACCATCCGGGACGCCGACGTCATCCTGGTGATGGAGAACGGGTCGATCGTCGAGCAGGGCACGCACGACGAGCTGCTGGAGGCGCACGGCGCTTACGCCCGGCTGTACGCGGCGCAGTTCGCGCAGGCGGTCGCCGAGGTCGACTAG
- a CDS encoding RNA polymerase sigma factor, which yields MQTRTVTETERVPAIPAQTRAVHHPEAAADPPTPLPAAQNPPEAPPDPPEAVMEESELPEPPEPRSRPETGGPSSDLFRQYLREIGRIPLLTAADEVELARRVEAGLFAEERLARTPDPDTRLAVDLDRLVVMGRMAKRRLIEANLRLVVSVAKRYIGRGLTMLDLVQEGNLGLIRAVEKFDYARGYKFSTYATWWIRQAMSRALADQARTIRVPVHVVELINRVVRVQRRMLQERGYEPTPEEVAAQLDLTPERVGEVLRLAQEPVSLHAPVGEEDDVSLGDLIEDGDAASPVESAAFLLLREHLEAVLSTLNERERKVVQLRYGLADGRPRTLEEIGRIFGVTRERIRQIESKTLNKLRDHAFADQLRGYLD from the coding sequence GTGCAGACCCGGACCGTGACCGAAACCGAGCGTGTCCCGGCCATCCCCGCGCAAACCCGGGCCGTGCATCACCCCGAGGCCGCGGCGGACCCGCCGACACCCCTGCCTGCCGCGCAGAACCCGCCCGAAGCGCCACCGGACCCGCCCGAGGCCGTCATGGAGGAGTCGGAGCTCCCCGAACCACCCGAGCCGCGCAGCCGCCCGGAGACCGGCGGACCGTCGTCCGACCTCTTCCGGCAGTATCTGCGCGAGATCGGCCGCATCCCGCTCCTCACCGCCGCCGACGAGGTGGAACTCGCCCGCCGCGTCGAAGCCGGCCTGTTCGCCGAGGAACGCCTGGCCCGCACCCCGGACCCCGACACCCGCCTGGCCGTCGACCTGGACCGGCTGGTCGTCATGGGGCGGATGGCCAAACGCCGCCTGATCGAGGCCAATCTCCGCCTCGTCGTCTCCGTGGCCAAGCGCTACATCGGCCGCGGGCTGACGATGCTGGACCTGGTCCAGGAGGGGAACCTCGGCCTGATCCGGGCGGTGGAGAAGTTCGACTACGCCCGGGGCTACAAGTTCTCGACGTACGCGACCTGGTGGATCCGTCAGGCCATGTCCCGCGCGCTCGCCGACCAGGCGCGGACCATAAGGGTCCCGGTCCATGTCGTCGAACTCATCAACCGCGTCGTCCGGGTCCAGCGCCGGATGCTCCAGGAGCGCGGCTACGAGCCGACGCCCGAGGAGGTCGCAGCCCAGCTCGACCTGACGCCGGAACGCGTCGGTGAGGTCCTGCGCCTCGCCCAGGAACCCGTGTCCCTGCACGCCCCGGTGGGCGAGGAGGACGACGTCTCGCTCGGCGACCTGATCGAGGACGGGGACGCCGCGTCCCCGGTGGAGTCCGCGGCCTTCCTGCTGCTGCGCGAACACCTGGAGGCGGTGCTCTCCACCCTCAACGAGCGCGAACGCAAGGTGGTCCAGCTGCGCTACGGGCTGGCCGACGGACGCCCGCGCACCCTTGAGGAGATAGGGCGGATCTTCGGCGTGACCCGCGAGCGCATCCGGCAGATCGAGTCCAAGACCCTCAACAAGCTGCGGGACCACGCCTTCGCCGACCAGCTCCGCGGCTATTTGGACTGA
- the dnaG gene encoding DNA primase, whose product MAGRINDDDVKAVRDAVPIDAVVSEYLQLRNAGGGNLKGLCPFHDEKSPSFQVSPSKGLFHCFGCQEGGDTIAFVQKIDHLTFAEVVERLAAKAGITLRYEEGGYNPSHQRGERIRLVEAHKVAAQFYVEQLDGPEAEIGRKFLAERGFDQAAAEHFGVGYSPAGWDHLTRYLRGKGFSDKELITSGLSQDGRRGPIDRFRGRLMWPISDTSGDIVGFGARKLRDDDNGPKYLNTPETPIYKKSQVLYGIDLAKKDIAKSSRAVVVEGYTDVMACHLAGVTTAIATCGTAFGGDHIKILRRLLMDNGSARVIFTFDGDAAGQKAALRAFEDDQKFAAETYIAIAPDNMDPCDLRLAKGDESVRDLVEPRTPLFEFALRQIVARYDLETPAGRAAALDEAAQVVAKIKTGSVQREVAVQLAGFVGILDQEYVVHRVNQLAQWARGRGGDRGPAPSGARGGSRRQEIQAPAAPSGPALNLRSPAHRTERELLKLALQKPALVSPAFDAYGVDEFTAPPYAAVRQCIAEAGGAELGVAETREYLVRVLDATPNDTVRKLVTELAVEVFHGKSIDEAYAGEHLVKVRLRAVDRRINDVQGSLTRLGSNVAPDHLAAAQNEVWVLQQYAQSLRNNGADAL is encoded by the coding sequence GTGGCAGGCAGGATCAATGACGACGACGTGAAGGCGGTCCGGGACGCGGTCCCGATCGACGCCGTCGTTTCCGAGTACCTCCAGCTGCGCAACGCGGGCGGTGGAAACCTCAAGGGCCTGTGCCCCTTCCACGACGAGAAGTCGCCCTCCTTCCAGGTCAGTCCGAGCAAGGGCCTCTTCCACTGCTTCGGGTGCCAGGAGGGCGGCGACACGATCGCCTTCGTCCAGAAGATCGACCACCTGACGTTCGCGGAGGTCGTCGAGCGGCTCGCCGCCAAGGCCGGCATCACCCTGCGGTACGAGGAGGGCGGGTACAACCCCTCCCACCAGCGTGGCGAGCGGATCAGGCTGGTCGAGGCCCACAAGGTGGCCGCCCAGTTCTACGTCGAGCAGCTGGACGGACCCGAGGCCGAGATCGGCCGCAAGTTCCTCGCCGAGCGCGGTTTCGATCAGGCGGCGGCCGAGCACTTCGGCGTCGGATACAGCCCCGCGGGCTGGGACCACCTCACCCGCTATCTGCGCGGCAAGGGCTTCAGCGACAAGGAACTGATCACCTCCGGCCTCTCCCAGGACGGCAGGCGCGGTCCCATCGACCGCTTCCGCGGCCGGCTGATGTGGCCGATCAGCGACACCTCGGGCGACATCGTCGGCTTCGGCGCCCGCAAGCTGCGGGACGACGACAACGGGCCGAAGTACCTGAACACCCCCGAGACGCCGATCTACAAGAAGTCGCAGGTGCTGTACGGCATCGACCTGGCCAAGAAGGACATCGCGAAGTCCAGCCGGGCCGTCGTCGTCGAGGGCTACACGGACGTGATGGCCTGCCATCTCGCCGGGGTCACCACCGCCATCGCCACCTGCGGCACGGCGTTCGGCGGCGACCACATCAAGATCCTGCGCCGCCTCCTGATGGACAACGGCAGCGCCCGGGTGATCTTCACCTTCGACGGTGACGCGGCCGGCCAGAAGGCCGCCCTGCGCGCCTTCGAGGACGACCAGAAGTTCGCCGCCGAGACCTACATCGCGATCGCCCCGGACAACATGGACCCGTGCGATCTGCGCCTGGCCAAGGGTGACGAGTCCGTTCGCGACCTGGTCGAACCCCGCACCCCGCTCTTCGAGTTCGCGCTCCGCCAGATCGTCGCCCGCTACGACCTGGAGACCCCGGCGGGCCGCGCCGCCGCGCTCGACGAGGCCGCCCAGGTCGTCGCCAAGATCAAGACGGGCAGCGTGCAGCGCGAGGTCGCCGTCCAGCTGGCCGGCTTCGTCGGCATCCTGGACCAGGAGTACGTCGTCCACCGGGTCAACCAGCTCGCCCAGTGGGCCAGGGGCCGGGGCGGCGACCGGGGACCCGCCCCGTCGGGCGCGCGCGGCGGCTCACGGCGCCAGGAGATCCAGGCGCCCGCCGCCCCCTCGGGCCCCGCGCTCAACCTCCGCAGCCCGGCCCACCGCACCGAGCGCGAGCTGCTCAAGCTCGCCCTCCAGAAGCCCGCCCTGGTCTCCCCGGCGTTCGACGCCTACGGGGTGGACGAGTTCACCGCCCCGCCGTACGCCGCGGTCCGCCAGTGCATCGCGGAGGCGGGCGGCGCGGAGCTCGGCGTCGCCGAGACCCGCGAATACCTCGTCCGGGTGCTCGACGCGACGCCCAACGACACGGTGCGCAAGCTCGTCACGGAGCTCGCGGTCGAGGTCTTCCACGGCAAGTCCATCGACGAGGCGTACGCGGGCGAGCATCTGGTCAAGGTCCGTCTGCGCGCCGTCGACCGCCGGATCAACGACGTCCAGGGCAGCCTCACCCGCCTCGGCAGCAACGTCGCCCCGGACCACCTGGCCGCCGCGCAGAACGAGGTCTGGGTCCTCCAGCAGTACGCCCAGTCCCTGCGCAACAACGGCGCCGACGCGCTCTGA
- a CDS encoding NAD(P)/FAD-dependent oxidoreductase, translating to MVDAHRTFVIVGGGLAGAKAAETLRAEGFSGRVILIGDERDHPYERPPLSKGYLGGKEDRDSVFVHETAWYAGADIELHLGQPVTTLNREARSVELGDGTVIHYDKLLLATGAEPRRLDIPGTDLAGVHHLRRLAHADRLRNVLAALGRDNGHLVIAGAGWIGLEVAAAARGYGAEVTVVEPEATPLLKVIGPELGQIFTDLHSDHGVRFHFGGRLTEIVGQDGMVLAVRTDDGEEHPAHDVLAAIGAAPRAALAEAAGLEIAPREQGGGIAVDASLRTSDPHIFAAGDVANVAHPLLGTRLRVEHWANALNSGPAAARAMLGQDVAYDRVPYFFSDQYDLGLEYSGWAPPGSYDQVVIRGDAGKREFIAFWLKDHKVLAGMNVNVWDVTETVQELIRADQPVDPDALADPSVRLESLI from the coding sequence GTGGTCGACGCACATCGGACGTTCGTCATTGTCGGCGGAGGACTGGCCGGAGCGAAGGCAGCGGAGACGCTCCGGGCGGAGGGTTTCAGCGGCCGGGTCATCCTGATCGGCGATGAGCGCGACCATCCGTACGAACGCCCACCGCTCTCCAAGGGCTACCTGGGCGGGAAGGAGGACCGCGACAGCGTCTTCGTCCACGAGACGGCCTGGTACGCGGGGGCCGACATCGAGCTCCACCTCGGCCAGCCCGTCACCACGCTCAACCGCGAAGCCCGCTCCGTGGAGCTCGGCGACGGCACCGTCATCCACTACGACAAGCTGCTCCTGGCCACCGGCGCCGAACCGCGCCGCCTCGACATCCCCGGCACGGACCTGGCGGGCGTCCACCACCTTCGCCGCCTCGCCCACGCCGACCGGCTGCGCAACGTGCTGGCCGCGCTCGGCCGCGACAACGGCCATCTGGTGATCGCCGGGGCCGGCTGGATCGGCCTGGAGGTCGCCGCGGCGGCCCGTGGATACGGCGCCGAGGTCACCGTCGTCGAACCGGAGGCGACCCCGCTGCTCAAGGTCATCGGACCCGAGCTCGGCCAGATCTTCACCGACCTGCACAGCGACCACGGCGTCCGCTTCCACTTCGGCGGCCGTCTCACCGAGATCGTCGGCCAGGACGGCATGGTGCTCGCCGTCCGCACCGACGACGGCGAGGAGCACCCCGCCCACGACGTCCTCGCCGCGATCGGCGCCGCCCCGCGCGCCGCCCTCGCCGAGGCCGCCGGCCTGGAGATCGCCCCGCGCGAGCAGGGCGGCGGCATCGCCGTGGACGCCTCGCTGCGCACCAGCGACCCGCACATCTTCGCTGCCGGGGACGTGGCCAACGTGGCCCATCCGCTGCTCGGCACACGACTGCGGGTGGAGCACTGGGCCAACGCGCTGAACAGCGGGCCGGCCGCCGCCCGCGCCATGCTCGGCCAGGACGTCGCCTACGACCGCGTGCCGTACTTCTTCTCCGACCAGTACGACCTCGGCCTCGAGTACTCGGGCTGGGCGCCGCCCGGCAGCTACGACCAGGTCGTGATCCGCGGCGACGCGGGCAAGCGCGAGTTCATCGCGTTCTGGCTGAAGGACCACAAGGTCCTCGCCGGGATGAACGTGAACGTGTGGGACGTCACGGAGACCGTTCAGGAACTGATCAGGGCCGACCAGCCGGTCGACCCGGACGCGCTGGCCGACCCGTCGGTGCGGCTGGAGTCCCTGATCTGA
- a CDS encoding deoxyguanosinetriphosphate triphosphohydrolase, translating to MNGTGGTDGTYGTDNAHSTDAHGTDTAYGTQDPGTAPYAAADAERWDTEPDKRPGRTAFQRDRARVLHSAALRRLAGKTQVVTPGTRSHVWDASPRTRLTHSLECAQVGRELGAALGCDPDLVETACLSHDMGHPPFGHNGEQALNDFASDCGGFEGNAQSLRLLTRLEPKRFVPDTRTGELVSVGLNLTRAALDAATKYPWPRGAHPTDPASPKFGVYEDDLPVFHWFRKGAPQGRKCFEAQVMDWSDDVAYSVHDFEDGLHAGHIDPNCLDAEPERREIWAVAIGRYVPADTDPQELSDALDRLIGQDWWPHGYDGSAVAQARLKDATSQLIGRFCLAAESGTRQAYGTGRLGRYGAELVVPREARHECAVLKAVADRYVMQRAEQEEIRAGQRIVIAELAAALTARAPEGLEPQLRALYEAAPDDRARKRVLVDQIAALTDASARSLHHSLTARRA from the coding sequence ATGAACGGCACGGGCGGCACCGACGGTACGTACGGCACGGACAACGCGCACAGCACGGACGCGCACGGCACGGACACCGCGTACGGTACCCAGGACCCCGGCACGGCCCCCTACGCCGCCGCCGACGCCGAGCGCTGGGACACCGAGCCGGACAAACGGCCCGGCCGCACCGCCTTCCAGCGCGACCGCGCCCGGGTCCTGCACTCCGCGGCCCTGCGCAGGCTCGCCGGGAAGACCCAGGTCGTCACCCCGGGCACCCGCAGTCACGTCTGGGACGCCAGCCCCCGGACCCGGCTCACGCACTCGCTGGAGTGCGCGCAGGTCGGCCGGGAACTCGGCGCCGCGCTCGGCTGCGACCCCGACCTCGTCGAGACGGCCTGCCTCTCCCACGACATGGGCCACCCGCCCTTCGGGCACAACGGCGAACAGGCGCTCAACGACTTCGCCTCCGACTGCGGCGGCTTCGAGGGAAACGCCCAGTCCCTGAGGCTGCTGACCCGCCTCGAACCCAAACGGTTCGTGCCCGACACCCGCACCGGCGAACTGGTCAGCGTGGGCCTCAACCTCACCCGCGCCGCCCTCGACGCCGCCACCAAGTACCCCTGGCCCCGAGGCGCCCACCCCACCGACCCCGCCTCCCCGAAATTCGGGGTGTACGAGGACGACCTGCCGGTCTTCCACTGGTTCCGCAAGGGCGCCCCGCAAGGCCGCAAGTGCTTCGAGGCCCAGGTCATGGACTGGTCCGACGACGTGGCGTACTCGGTCCACGACTTCGAGGACGGGCTGCACGCCGGGCACATCGACCCCAACTGCCTCGACGCCGAGCCGGAGCGGCGCGAGATCTGGGCCGTCGCCATCGGACGCTACGTCCCCGCGGACACCGACCCGCAGGAGCTGTCCGACGCCCTCGACCGGCTCATCGGCCAGGACTGGTGGCCGCACGGCTACGACGGATCGGCCGTCGCCCAGGCCCGGCTCAAGGACGCCACGAGCCAGCTGATCGGCCGGTTCTGCCTGGCCGCCGAGAGCGGCACCCGGCAGGCGTACGGCACCGGACGCCTCGGCAGATACGGCGCCGAACTCGTCGTTCCCCGTGAGGCGCGCCATGAGTGCGCGGTCCTCAAGGCCGTCGCCGACCGCTACGTCATGCAGCGCGCCGAGCAGGAGGAGATCCGCGCCGGCCAGCGGATCGTCATCGCCGAACTGGCCGCCGCGCTGACCGCCCGCGCCCCCGAGGGGCTGGAGCCGCAGCTGCGGGCGCTGTACGAGGCGGCCCCCGACGACCGCGCCCGCAAGCGGGTCCTGGTCGACCAGATCGCCGCCCTGACCGACGCCTCGGCCCGCTCCCTGCACCACTCGCTCACCGCACGGCGGGCCTGA
- a CDS encoding sirohydrochlorin chelatase, translated as MTEPAPERPQESPPLDSTAQLLTRITAQLGTQLSLVSLNGTRRPMHRTPQQPPHSNVSPLIPAAPALVAVAHGSRDPRALRTVTELLHRVRELRPGLDVRLGHIELNEPLLPRTLDDLGAGEAVLVPLLLGRGHHVKQDIPEAVAGAAALRTRTAGPLGPHPLLVEALHGRLTEAGWRPSDDGNRDSAVVLAAAGSRDPESAAGTRRTAQLLSERLGGVPVLPAYASAATPTVPAALRALAARGRRRVAVASYFTAPGRFASAAAAEATWIAAAPLGAHPAMARLLLHRYDQARTAGAPAHETPMNTRFLASA; from the coding sequence ATGACGGAGCCGGCACCGGAACGTCCCCAGGAGTCCCCGCCCCTCGACAGTACGGCGCAACTGCTGACCCGTATCACCGCACAACTGGGCACCCAGCTCAGCCTCGTCTCCCTGAACGGAACCCGACGGCCCATGCACCGCACCCCGCAGCAGCCCCCGCACAGCAACGTGAGCCCGCTGATCCCCGCAGCCCCCGCCCTGGTCGCCGTCGCGCACGGCAGCCGGGACCCGCGGGCGCTGCGGACGGTGACGGAACTCCTGCACCGGGTGCGGGAGCTGCGGCCGGGGCTCGACGTCCGGCTGGGCCACATCGAGCTCAACGAACCCCTCCTCCCGCGGACCCTGGACGACCTCGGCGCCGGTGAGGCGGTCCTCGTGCCGCTGCTGCTGGGCCGCGGCCACCACGTCAAGCAGGACATCCCGGAGGCCGTCGCCGGCGCCGCCGCCCTGCGCACCCGCACCGCCGGCCCCCTCGGCCCGCACCCGCTGCTGGTCGAGGCGCTCCACGGCCGGCTGACCGAGGCGGGCTGGCGCCCCTCGGACGACGGGAACCGCGACAGCGCCGTGGTGCTGGCCGCCGCCGGCTCGCGCGACCCCGAGTCGGCCGCCGGTACCCGTCGCACCGCGCAGCTGCTCAGCGAACGGCTCGGCGGGGTGCCCGTCCTGCCCGCGTACGCCTCCGCGGCGACGCCCACCGTCCCGGCCGCCCTGCGCGCGCTGGCCGCCCGGGGCCGCCGGAGGGTCGCCGTCGCCTCGTACTTCACCGCCCCCGGACGCTTCGCCTCGGCCGCGGCGGCGGAGGCCACCTGGATCGCCGCCGCCCCGCTCGGAGCCCACCCGGCCATGGCACGGCTGCTGCTCCACCGCTACGACCAGGCACGGACCGCCGGCGCGCCGGCGCACGAAACCCCGATGAACACACGTTTCCTGGCCTCCGCCTGA
- a CDS encoding Cof-type HAD-IIB family hydrolase, whose product MIASDLDGTLLRNDGTLSPRTLHALRTAEDAGTEFVIVTARPPRFVDRLAESTGLVGTAVCSNGALVYDIGTRTVVSSRVLPLTTAQRVATALAAAVPEVGFALETGNQVLYEPAYRLRMSEDVGAELPVPTLADLWRTEAPVTKLLVWSDRLDADTLMAVARPGAGDEVQLTHSGGRGLLEISAPGVTKAGTLEVLCAARGIDATEVIAFGDMPNDLTVLTWAGTGYAMANAHPAVLAAVATHTATNEEDGVADVIERLFAGQVRAAAAV is encoded by the coding sequence CTGATCGCCTCAGATCTCGACGGCACCCTGCTCCGTAACGACGGCACCCTGTCACCCCGCACCCTGCACGCCCTGCGCACGGCCGAGGACGCCGGTACGGAGTTCGTCATCGTCACCGCCCGGCCGCCCAGGTTCGTCGACCGGCTCGCCGAGTCCACCGGCCTCGTGGGCACGGCGGTCTGCAGCAACGGGGCGCTCGTGTACGACATCGGGACCCGCACCGTCGTCTCCTCCCGCGTCCTGCCCCTGACCACCGCGCAGCGGGTCGCCACCGCACTCGCCGCCGCGGTGCCCGAGGTGGGCTTCGCCCTGGAGACCGGCAACCAGGTGCTGTACGAACCGGCCTACCGGCTCCGCATGTCCGAGGACGTCGGCGCCGAACTCCCCGTACCGACCCTCGCCGACCTCTGGCGGACCGAGGCCCCCGTCACCAAACTGCTCGTCTGGTCGGACCGGCTCGACGCCGACACCCTGATGGCCGTCGCCCGCCCGGGCGCGGGCGACGAGGTGCAGCTCACCCACTCGGGCGGGCGCGGACTGCTGGAGATCAGCGCGCCCGGTGTCACGAAGGCCGGAACCCTGGAGGTGCTCTGCGCCGCACGGGGCATCGACGCCACCGAGGTCATCGCCTTCGGCGACATGCCCAACGACCTCACCGTCCTCACCTGGGCGGGTACCGGCTACGCCATGGCCAACGCGCATCCGGCCGTACTGGCCGCCGTGGCGACGCACACCGCCACCAACGAGGAGGACGGGGTCGCCGACGTCATCGAGCGGCTGTTCGCCGGGCAGGTCCGGGCCGCGGCTGCCGTCTGA
- a CDS encoding SanA/YdcF family protein, whose protein sequence is MRRKPWGALRRTAARLRPRLPRTRRGRRLAVQGVMAVCVLALAPATWMHTVADARVRTAADVPAQQVAVVFGAGLWDGKPSPYLANRLRTAAGLYRDKKVKVVLVTGDNSRVEYDEPDAMRTFLVAHGVPDSRIVSDFAGFDTWDSCVRARKIFGVERAVLVSQGFHIRRAIALCRAAGIDVYGVGVEAVHDATWYYGGTREVFAAGKAALDALFEPDPHFLGPREPGVTKALAADAR, encoded by the coding sequence ATGCGGAGGAAGCCTTGGGGAGCGCTGCGCAGGACCGCCGCCCGGTTGCGGCCCCGGCTGCCGCGGACCCGGCGGGGGCGGCGGCTGGCCGTGCAGGGGGTGATGGCCGTCTGTGTGCTGGCGCTGGCCCCGGCCACCTGGATGCACACGGTCGCCGACGCCCGGGTCAGAACGGCGGCGGACGTGCCCGCGCAGCAGGTCGCGGTGGTGTTCGGCGCGGGGTTGTGGGACGGCAAGCCGTCCCCGTATCTCGCGAACCGGCTGCGGACCGCGGCCGGGCTGTACCGCGACAAGAAGGTGAAGGTCGTGCTGGTGACCGGTGACAACAGCCGGGTGGAGTACGACGAGCCGGACGCGATGCGTACGTTCCTGGTCGCGCACGGGGTGCCGGACAGCAGGATCGTGAGCGACTTCGCCGGCTTCGACACCTGGGACTCGTGCGTGCGGGCCAGGAAGATCTTCGGGGTCGAGCGGGCCGTGCTGGTGAGCCAGGGGTTCCACATCCGGCGGGCGATCGCGCTGTGCCGGGCGGCGGGCATCGACGTGTACGGCGTCGGGGTCGAAGCCGTACACGATGCGACCTGGTACTACGGCGGCACACGGGAGGTGTTCGCGGCGGGAAAGGCCGCCCTGGACGCCCTGTTCGAGCCGGATCCGCACTTCCTGGGGCCCAGGGAACCGGGCGTGACCAAGGCCCTCGCTGCGGACGCACGGTGA